In Rhodothermus profundi, the genomic stretch CGGGCTCAGGAAGGAGAGAGGGCGTTCGAGGGGCAGTAGCTCCTTACGAAAAACGCACTCGCTGGCTGGCACGCTTCGAGCGAAAAGCGTCAAAGTTCGCTGACGTTCCCGCAAACCGTGATCTCCATCGTTTACCATCCGGACTATCTGAAGTACTGCTTTGGTCCGGAGCATCCGTTCAGTCCCCTGCGGCTGGAGATGCTCTGGACGTTGCTTGAGGCGCTGGGCGACCGACCTACGCCCTGCCAGCCCGCCGCAGCTTCCCGCAACGAGGTGCTTCAGGTGCATACCGAAGCCTACGTTGCCCGCGTGGAAGCCGCCAGCCAGGGCGAAGCGGTGCTCGACGCCCGGGCCTTTGGCCTGGACACTCCTGACGTTCCCATCTTTCTTGATATGGACTATGCCACTCGGCTACAGGTGGGCGGAACGCTCTGTGGGGCCCGCCTGATTGCCGAGGGCCAGGCCCGGATGGTCCTGCAACTCGGCGGCGGTTTTCATCACGCGCACCCGAACCGCGCCGCAGGCTTTTGCATCTATAACGACCTTTCCATTGCCATTCGGGCACTGACCCGGGCCGGACTGCGCATAGCGTACATTGACCTCGACGTCCATCACGCCGACGGCGTGCAGGCCATTCACTACCATGAAGACACTGTCCTGACCATCAGCCTACACGAGACGGGCCAGTACCTGTTTCCCGGAACCGGTGCGATCAATGAGATCGGCGAAGGCCGCGGACAGGGCTTTTCGCTCAACCTACCCCTGCAACCCTTTACCGAAGACGAAAGCTATCTGGAGGTGTTTGAGCGCGTCGTGCCCCATGCGCTAACGATGTTCCAGCCCGATGTGCTGGTCGTGCAGTGCGGCGCCGATGCCCATTTCCAGGATCCCCTGGCGGACCTCCTGCTCACCACCCACGCCTACGAACAGCTCTTCCGCCGACTCAAAGCACTGGCCGACGAACACACCGGCGGCCGCGCGCTGTTTACGCTGGGCGGAGGCTACGACTTCGATGCGACCGTGCGCGTCTGGACGCTGCTGTATTTGATTCTGCAAGATCGTCCGCTCCTTGAGCGGCTTCCCTCGTCCTGGCGCCTCGACTGGGAACAGCGCCTGGAACACCCACTGACTCCTACCCTCCACGACCACAAGCGCCCGCTCTCTGTAACCCCCACGCGCCGGGCGCAAATTGCCCTG encodes the following:
- a CDS encoding acetoin utilization protein AcuC codes for the protein MISIVYHPDYLKYCFGPEHPFSPLRLEMLWTLLEALGDRPTPCQPAAASRNEVLQVHTEAYVARVEAASQGEAVLDARAFGLDTPDVPIFLDMDYATRLQVGGTLCGARLIAEGQARMVLQLGGGFHHAHPNRAAGFCIYNDLSIAIRALTRAGLRIAYIDLDVHHADGVQAIHYHEDTVLTISLHETGQYLFPGTGAINEIGEGRGQGFSLNLPLQPFTEDESYLEVFERVVPHALTMFQPDVLVVQCGADAHFQDPLADLLLTTHAYEQLFRRLKALADEHTGGRALFTLGGGYDFDATVRVWTLLYLILQDRPLLERLPSSWRLDWEQRLEHPLTPTLHDHKRPLSVTPTRRAQIALQNLRTAQRLIETVTRYWYGIA